The Salvia splendens isolate huo1 chromosome 21, SspV2, whole genome shotgun sequence genome includes a window with the following:
- the LOC121784078 gene encoding uncharacterized protein LOC121784078 encodes MDSDDEQFQQAVDLEFQNLVAAVQREAEEAEEAAAEAAVAIGRPFHHRRFFDRDHVGADRRLMEDYFNDNARYPPEVFRRRFRMSKNLFVHIATCLAQRFRCFNLRYDATGQPGLSTFQKCTMMGKMTGLQTLRQFCRGINDIFKGEYLRKPSADDCQRLIAMHGTAHHFPGMLGTIDCMHWEWRNCPVAWKGLFTSGFKGRHPTMILEAIADYRLRIWHAGSRLLLYSSAHRQCSIRLTFALTNLVASA; translated from the exons atggattccgacgatgaacaatTCCAACAAGCGGTAGATCTAGAGTTCCAAAACCTTGTTGCGGCGGTGCAACGTGAAGCGGAAGAGGCAGAAGAGGCGGCGGCTGAGGCGGCGGTGGCAATTGGCCGGCCATTCCATCATCGGCGATTTTTCGATCGTGATCATGTCGGGGCAGACCGCAGGTTGATGGAGGACTACTTCAACGACAACGCCCGTTATCCGCCAGAAGTTTTccgtcggcgattcagaatgtcgaaAAATCTCTTCGTCCATATAGCGACGTGTTTGGCGCAGCGGTTCAGGTGCTTCAACTTGCGATATGATGCTACCGGCCAACCCGGCTTGTCGACTTTCCAGAAGTGTACGATG atgggcaAAATGACTGGACTACAGACGCTGAGGCAGTTTTGCAGGGGGATCAATGATATCTTCAAAGGGGAGTATCTACGGAAGCCATCGGCCGATGATTGCCAGAGATTGATTGCTATGCACGGGACTGCACATCATTTTCCGGGGATGTTGGGGaccatcgattgcatgcactgggagtggaggaactgtccAGTGGCTTGGAAGGGGCTGTTCACTTCTGGCTTCAAAGGCAGACATCCCACGATGATTTTGGAAGCCATTGCTGATTACCGCTTAcgaatctggcatgc AGGATCACGCCTCCTCCTCTACAGCTCAGCTCACCGGCAATGCTCGATTAGGTTAACTTTTGCGCTCACCAATTTAGTAGCTTCAGCTTAG
- the LOC121783284 gene encoding protein STRUBBELIG-RECEPTOR FAMILY 8-like — translation MERRPAASFLIELSVIAAVILNSCAAVGGTTDPSDAQGLQVLYTSLNSSSRLTGWKSSGGDPCGESWKGITCQGSSVVSIQISGLGLTGTMGYLLNNLVSLKTLDLSNNNIHDSIPYQLPPNLTSLNLAANNLSGNIPYSISTMGSLNYVNISRNVLSQAVGDMFANHSDLATLDISFNNFTGDLPLSFASLTNLSTLQVQSNQLTGSLNTLVDLPLTNLNVANNHFSGWIPQELISIPNFVYDGNTFANGPAPPPPPYTSPPPGRSRNNSRKAPPAGHTPQSNTPNKSHDESKNGSKVGLIIGIVLGSLFAVGFFLLALFLCLRWGNKKEIAARPPTGSLPLSGHKVNVEMQEQRSMPTATASDLKPPPAESVPVERLQGKNGSLKRVQYPITAATYTIAALQTATNSFSQENLVGEGSLGRVYRADFPNGKIMAIKKVDHAALSLQEEDNFLEAVSNMSRLRHPNIVALAGFCAEHGQRLLVHDYIGNGSLHDMLHFADERSKMLTWNARVRVALGTARALEYLHEVCLPSVVHRNLKAANILLDEDFNPHLSDSGLASLAPNTERQVSSTQMIGSFGYSAPEFALSGIYTLKSDVYSFGVVMLELLTGRKPLDSSRVRSEQSLVRWATPQLHDIDALAKMVDPTLNGMYPAKSLSRFADIIALCVQPEPEFRPPMSEVVQALVRLMQRASIVTRRPSEESGFAFKSSADHEGNDML, via the exons ATGGAGCGCCGACCCGCGGCGTCATTTTTAATTGAGCTTTCGGTTATCGCAGCGGTGATACTCAATTCGTGTGCCGCGGTTGGTGGAACTACTGATCCTAGCGACG CTCAAGGGCTCCAAGTTCTCTACACTTCATTGAATAGTTCTTCACGGCTAACAGGCTGGAAATCAAGTGGTGGTGATCCTTGTGGAGAATCATGGAAGGGGATTACCTGTCAAGGATCTTCTGTTGTCTCTAT CCAGATATCTGGATTGGGACTGACTGGAACAATGGGATACTTACTCAACAACCTTGTGTCACTCAAGACATT GGATTTGAGTAACAATAATATTCATGATTCGATTCCGTATCAGTTGCCTCCCAACCTGACGAGCTT AAACCTTGCAGCAAATAATTTGAGTGGAAATATTCCGTATTCCATATCTACCATGGGCTCACTTAATTATGT GAACATCAGCCGAAACGTATTGTCTCAGGCAGTTGGAGATATGTTTGCGAATCATTCTGATCTTGCTACTTT GGATATATCCTTCAACAACTTCACTGGTGATCTACCACTTTCGTTTGCCTCACTGACTAATCTTTCAACACT CCAAGTACAAAGCAACCAATTAACAGGTTCTCTCAACACCCTTGTCGATTTGCCTTTGACAAATTT AAATGTTGCAAACAACCATTTTAGTGGATGGATACCACAAGAACTAATTTCTATCCCCAATTTTGT ATATGATGGAAACACATTTGCAAATGGCCCTgctcccccaccaccaccatatACCTCACCTCCTCCTGGTAGATCTCGCAACAACAGTAGGAAAGCTCCTCCAGCTGGTCATACACCTCAATCCAATACTCCAAACAAGTCTCATGATGAAAGCAAGAATGGGTCAAAAGTTGGACTTATAATTGGCATAGTTCTGGGATCTTTGTTTGCAGTAGGCTTCTTTCTGCTTGCACTGTTTCTTTGCCTTAGATGGGGAAACAAGAAGGAAATTGCAGCACGTCCCCCGACGGGAAGTCTTCCTCTCAGTGGTCATAAAG TGAATGTAGAGATGCAAGAGCAAAGGTCAATGCCCACAGCTACTGCATCTGATCTAAAGCCCCCACCAGCTGAAAGTGTTCCAGTTGAAAGGTTGCAAGGGAAAAATGGATCTTTGAAAAGAGTGCAGTATCCTATAACTGCTGCTACTTATACAATTGCTGCTCTTCAGACAGCAACTAATAGCTTCAGTCAAGAGAATTTGGTTGGTGAAGGTTCGCTGGGTCGCGTTTATAGAGCTGACTTCCCCAATGGAAAG ataatggccatcaaaaaagtCGACCATGCAGCACTGTCACTGCAGGAAGAAGATAATTTCCTCGAGGCCGTCTCCAATATGTCACGTCTGAGGCATCCAAATATTGTAGCCCTGGCTGGTTTCTGTGCTGAGCATGGGCAACGGCTTCTTGTCCACGATTATATAGGAAATGGTAGCTTACATGATATGCTGCACTTTGCGGATGAGAGAAGCAAGATGCTGACATGGAATGCACGGGTTAGGGTGGCACTTGGCACTGCTCGAGCTTTGGA GTACTTGCATGAAGTGTGCTTGCCTTCCGTCGTCCATAGAAACTTAAAGGCGGCGAACATATTACTTGATGAGGATTTCAACCCGCATCTTTCAGACTCCGGGCTGGCCTCACTGGCACCAAACACAGAACGGCAG GTTTCTTCAACCCAGATGATTGGCTCATTTGGTTACAGTGCACCTGAATTTGCCTTGTCCGGAATATACACTTTAAAGAGTGATGTATACAGCTTTGGCGTGGTTATGCTGGAGCTTCTGACAGGACGCAAACCTCTTGACAG TTCACGAGTAAGATCAGAGCAGTCACTTGTTAGATGGGCGACTCCTCAACTCCATGATATCGATGCTCTAGCAAAGATGGTCGACCCAACCCTAAATGGAATGTATCCAGCAAAGTCTTTGAGCCGTTTCGCTGACATCATAGCACTATGTGTCCAG CCCGAGCCAGAATTCCGACCCCCAATGTCGGAAGTTGTGCAGGCACTGGTCAGATTGATGCAAAGAGCAAGCATCGTGACCAGGCGGCCGAGCGAAGAATCTGGTTTCGCGTTCAAGAGCAGTGCAGAtcatgagggaaatgacatgtTATAG
- the LOC121785563 gene encoding chromatin remodeling protein EBS-like, with product MAKTRPGKRDADSYTIRGTNKIVKAGDCVLMRPSETNTAPYVARVEKIEADNRNNMKVRVRWYYRPEEAVGGRRQFHGAKELFLSDHHDMQSAHTIEGKCVVHTFKNYTKLENVGPEDYYCRFEYKPSTGAFLPDRVAVYCKCEMPYNPDDLMIQCDECKDWYHPACVDLTVEEAKQLDHFICSEHGSDEDAKKPQQNSLTNGKAETKRQRK from the exons ATGGCGAAAACAAGACCTGGAAAGAGAGATGCGGATTCCTACACAATTAGAGGCACCAACAAAATCGTGAAAG CTGGAGATTGTGTCTTGATGCGGCCATCAGAAACTAACACTGCGCCTTATGTGGCACGGGTGGAGAAGATCGAGGCTGATAACCGTAACAATATGAAAGTGCGGGTGAGGTGGTACTACAGGCCAGAGGAAGCAGTTGGAGGAAGAAGACAGTTCCATGGAGCCAAGGAGTTGTTCTTGTCAGATCACCATGACATGCAGAGTGCTCACACAATTGAGGGAAAATGCGTTGTTCACACTTTCAAGAATTATACTAAGCTGGAGAATGTTGGCCCTGAGGATTACTATTGCCGCTTTGAGTATAAGCCTTCGACTGGAGCTTTTCTGCCAGACCGTGTGGCAGT GTATTGCAAATGTGAGATGCCCTACAATCCTGATGACCTGATGATACAGTGCGATGAATGCAAAGACTG GTACCATCCTGCTTGTGTAGATTTGACAGTGGAAGAGGCAAAGCAATTGGATCACTTTATTTGCTCTGAACATGGATCTGACGAAGACGCAAAAAAGCCCCAACAAAACTCACTTACAAATGGCAAA GCAGAGACTAAGCGCCAGAGGAAGTAA